The Verrucomicrobiia bacterium genome segment GAAGAGGCGCAAAGCTTCTGGAAAAAAGGGCTGGCGAAGAAAGACGTTCAGTCGATCGGCCGCGCGCGTGACAAATTCAGGGAAACCGTGCGCTGGGTGCCCGTTTTCAGTAAGGCGCGGCTTTTGCGGCTGCAGGCCGAGGCTAAAATGGCCGCGCTGGAAAAACGCCCGATAGACGCCGCAGCGTGGGCGTCCTGGGAAAAGGAAATCGAATCCATCGTCGACGAACAACCCAACAATGCCTGGATCAACTACATGGCGGGAACATTTCTGCTTTCCCGCGGGGGAGCGCTGGATCCGGAGGAACAACTCCGCGGCGCCGCCTTGCTCAAAAGAGCCGTCGATATTTATCCCGAGCATTACACCAAGCCCGCATTGTCTTTCCTCTGGCCGCAGCTGCATGACGATGCGCTGCTTCGCAGCGTTGCAGGCGACGGCTTTGCCGCGCTCGCGCGGCTGGTTTCCTTTTATGAGCAGCGTCATTTGTGGAAGCAATGGCATTACGCCTATAGCGATTATCTCGAAAAACGCCGCGGGGAATACAAGCGCCTGACCGGTGAAGCCCTCGCACTCATGAAAACGGGCGCCTTCGCCGCCGCCGCGATAAAGTTCCGCCAAGCGGCCTGGGTTGATCCCGCGCCCGCGATGGCCAAAGCAGGGGAGGCCGTCGCGATATTTCATGAAGACGAAGTTCTGACCCAGCACGCGCGGGAATGGATCCGGGAAGGCCTCGAGGAAGAAAGCCTGGACGGCCTGGAGGAATTTTTGGAACCGCTCGTACCCCGTTTCAAAGATCCTTACCTGAAAGGCCTCTATTTCAGCCGGCAGGGAAATCACGAAAAAGCGCTGGAGTCTTTTGATCAGGCCGGCGAAGGCGGCAAATATCGATTTTGGTACAAGGCTAAGTCGCTGGCAGCTTTGGACCGGCGTGAAGAAGCGGTCAAACTGCTGGCAGGCCGTATGGCCGAAAAAAAGGCCGGGCTGCGTGAGCTGCTGCTGCTGGAAGCCTGGGCTCCGGATCCCGAAATGAAGGCCCTTGCGTCGGCCGCCGTGCAGGCGGGGGAAACCCGCTCGCTCGGCCCCCAGGCCTGGCAATCCAAGGCCTTCCGCCAAGGCATCTTGAACGGTCCGGGAGAGGCCGGCGCGGTCGTGGCGCTGGAACCTGGCCAAGCCTCGATATGCGTGGCCGCCCGTCAACCCGAAGCGGCCGGAGCCCCGGGCGCTTTGCTTTTCCGGCTGGGCGCGGAAATCGTGGGAACGGGATATGTCCAGGGAACCCGGTGGCAGCCGGTTTGTTTCGAGGTTCAAACCGCGGGCGGAAAATACTGGCTCAGTGTTTCGCTTGCCGGCGCTGCAGAAAAAACGGGTTCCAGCGTCCAGCTCGGGGCCCTTCGGGTCAAGTCAGGTCAGGAAGTAACCACATGAACCTCAGTCCTTTTTTGCTTACGCCATTTTTTGTGATCATCGGGCGCTCCGGCGGGCTGATCGTCCCGTTTTTCATCGCGCACTTCTACGGCGTCAGCCGCGAAACCGACGCCTTTTTCTTCGCCAACGGCATCATCATGTTCCTGTGGGGCGTTTTCCAGCAGGTTTTCGAGACCGTGCTTCTGCCCTACCTTGCCGAGCAGAAAAGAAAGAGCGCGGGACACATGTTCTTTTTCGTGAGGCGGGTTCTTTACACGGTGCTGCCTCTTCTCGCCCTGGTCTGCATCGGCCTCAAATTTTTTCTGCCGCGGCTTTTGAGCGCGACAAGCGGTCTCGATCCGGACATGGCCAGCCTGGTCACCCTGATCTACACTTTTTTAGTGCCGTTCCTCCTGATGACGGTTTTCGTTTCCGCGGTCAACGGCATTCTGAATACTTACAAGGTCTTCTGGTTTCCCGCGGTGTCGCCGCTGATCCGGTCGCTCGTCATCGTGGCGTTCATGTTCCTTTTCCACGACAAACTCGGCATTCATGCGATCAGCGCGGGGTTTGTGGGCGGCGAATTCCTGCGCTGGGCCGTGAGCCTTTACCTGCTTTTCCACCTGGGCCTCTGGACGGGCAAGAATCTGGCGGCTCCTTCCGACGGCCAGGGGGACGCGAGGAGTTTCTGGGGCCAGTCCGTTTACCAGGTCTTCGCCCTGGGCGCTGTCCAGCTGATTCCCTTGCTGAACCAATGGTATGCCTCGTGGCTGGGCGTGGGGGATTTGAGCATGCTGAATTACGCAGATCGTCTCTATCAAATCCCTTTCCAGCTTTTTCTGGCCGGGCAGTCCCAGATTTTCCTCTCGCATTGGGCCGACAGTTATTACGAACAAAGCAAGACCGACTTCCGGCGCCGCGTCCAAAGGGACATGGCGGTCACCTTGGGCGTCGTGACCCTCTTCGCCGCGGGCTGCTGGCTCAGCCGCGGCCTCCTCGTTCGCCTTTCGCTCGGATTCGGGGAAGTGAAGGGAGCTTCTCTCGAGTCTATTTCGTCCCTGTTCGGTGTCCTTATCATGGGATTGGCTCCAGCCGTCATCAATACGCTTTTGCTGCGAGTCCTGTTCGTCATGCGCCAATCCGCGGGATTCATGGCTCAGTCGGTCATCAAGCTGGGGCTGCAGCTTTTACTCAACGGCCTTCTGATGAAAGTCTACGGCCTGCAGGGCATTGCCATCGCCACGATGCTGAACGTGACGGTGACGACCCTCGGCCTGTACGCCTACATTTTATTTTTGTGGAAGCGGCAAAGCGTATGAAAAAAATCCTTGTTGCCAATCTTGCTTCGCCCGCAAATCCCGGAGACCAGGCCATCCTGAAAGGGACGCTCAAGCTCTTCCGGGAAGTCTGGGAGCAACCGGCGGTTACGCTTTCGACGCGCGCTTTTTCTGAAAAAGCGGTTTATGAAGCCTGCGGATGCCGCGTTGTGCCCAGTTATCCGGATGTCGATTGCCTGAGTATGGATGATTCCCTGGGCAAGATGATGCGCATTCCCCAGGCGCTGTTCCGGCCCGGGCTTTTGCGGTCCGCGGTGCGGGAATCTGACGCGGTTTTCCTCGCGGGAGGCGCTTACTTCTATTCTTACCGTTCCTGCCTGCCCGGGCTGACCTACCTGGCCCATTTGAGCGCCGCCTGCTGGGGCCGCCGCTTTCATAAGCCTGTGATCCTGCTGCCGCAGTCCTACGGACCGTTCCGCTCCGGGCTGGCAAAGAAATTTTTTGACGATGTCGTGGCCGCGGCCAAAACCGTTTTCTACCGTGAAGAAATCACGGGCAATTTTTTGAAGCGCGAATATCCCGCGCACCAGAAAAAATTTCATTTCCTCCCCGACCTCGCGCTTTTCCTGACCCGGGAAGAACTTCTCGGCGCCAGCGCCTTGCCGCCGCGCGGCCGGACGATCGGCGTGACGCTGCGGCCCTGGGAAGCGGGGAAAAAAAACGTCGAAGACTATATCCGCATTTTATCCGGCCCTCTCTATGCACTGGCCGCGTCTGAAAACGCGAAGGTCCGCATCATCGTGCAGGTCCAGGACCGCAAACGGGGAGAAGGGGACGAGGCTGTTTCGCGGCTTCTGGAAACGCGGCTGAAGTCTTCACTGGGCCCGGAACGGGTGGAGTTTTGTACGGCGCAGCCCTATTTCGGCCTCCCGGACTTATGCCGGCTTTACGCGGAATGCGACCTCATGATCTCGATGCGGCTTCATTCCGCGCTTTTGTCTTATGTCGTGGGCACTCCGGCGGTCGTGGCCGGATATCAGCACAAGGCCGAAGGCATTCTGAAGTCCCTGGGACTCGAAGGCCTTTACCTGGGCGGGTTCGACGAGTTGGAAGACGGCGCATTCAAGAACCAGTTGGAAGCGGTATGGAAAGAGCGCGCGATGTGGTCCGAACGGATCGCGCAGGCGCTGGCCAAGGCGCGGATGCTCATCCTGTCGCGATTCAAGGAGCTTGCCGCATGAAAATCCTCTACGCCCATCTTTATGATGCCCGGTACAGCATGGGAGGCGCCGAAAAAGTGCTTTATGACCTGGCCGTGACCATGAAAGAGCGGCGGGGCCACGAGGTGTCGTGCGCCGTGAATCCCGGCCAATTGGCCAAGGCACTCAGGCATCGCGGCATCGAAGTCCGGGAAATCGCGCTGGAAAAATACAAAACGCTCAAGACGCTGGAGGAATTGCGGCGCATGATTCGGGAAATCTCGCCGGACGTGATCCATTCCCATCACCGCTTCACGACGTTCCTGCTGGATGTTTTTTTTAAAAGGAAAATCCCGGTCATTCACACCGAGCACGTTTTGAGAAACGATAAAAAGTTTCTGTTCCGTGCCGGAACCATGGCCACGGCCGTGCACGAAACCGTCGGCAAGAATTTGATCCAGGAATTCCGGGTGCCCTCGGACAAAGTGCGTGTCATTCCCAACGCGGTCCTTCCTTGCTATCCGAGAAGGGACATTTTGCCCGAGCTGCGGCGCGCTTATCCCCGCCGGGAAGGAGAAGTCTTTGCCGCGTTTACCGGCCGGCTGGAAGAACAGAAAGGCCACCGTTATCTCATTGCCGCGGTGGCGCGCCTCGCGGCGGGAGAAAAAAAACGCCTTCGTATCTTCCTGCTGGGAGACGGAAGTCTGGAGCCCGCCCTCAAGCAGCAGGCGAAGGACGCGGGCGTGACCGACAATTTCGTTTTTCTGGGGCATACCGACCGGGTCGCGGAATTTCTGGCGCTGGCGGATTTCTTCGTGCTTCCCAGCCTTTGGGAAGGCATGCCGCTGTCCGTCCTTGAAGCCTTCAGCGCGGCAAAGCCTGTGCTCGCTACGGACATTCCGGGAACGCGGGAGCTGATGGACGCCGCCACGGGGAGGCTCGTGCCCGCGCGTGACCCCAAGACGCTGGCCGCAGCCCTGTCCGAATGGATCAACGCGCCGGGACTCTTGAAACCGCTCGGCGAAACGGCTTTTAAAAAATGGCAAAAGGAATACGCCTTTGACGTGATGGTCTCTCGTTACGAGGACCTTTATAAGGAAATGGCCGCGAAAGGAAAATCGTGAAAGATCCGCTTTTGAAAAAATGGCGTTGGGTGATGATGGGCGCCGGCGCCTGGTGGCTGATGGGGCTGAACCTCTTTGTGTACCACCTCTCCGCCTTCGGCCTTTTCATGGAGGCCATTCACCGGAAGAACCGCCAAAACGCCGGGGTGTACATGCCTGCGTCGGCGAGGTTCCTTGTGGCCATTGCCGTCATTTATTCTTTTTCGATCGTCATCCACCTGTCCAGCGCCGACTCAAGCCGCATTGTCGCGGCCGTCTATAACCTCAGCTTCTGGATTATGGGCGCGATGATCGTCGTGGTCATGGCCAACAATTTCCGGTCCGAAATGATTCCTGACATCCTGGACGGCTTTTACGCCCTTTCCTTTTTTGTCGCCGTGGTTTCTTTTTTGATCCTTGCGGCCTGGATGAAGGGCATCCGGGACGTCACTCTGCCTTCGCCGTTGTATGGGCTGGCCAGCCATCTCGGGGACACGAATCTCGTCAAAGACTCGCTGCTCATCCGGCCGCTCATGTGGGACTGGTTCGCGTCCGTGTCCCGCCCGCGCTTCAATGTTTTTTCGCCTTATCCGACCGCGGCAGGCGGCTGCATCATGATCATCCTCCTTATGATCCTGACCCGCGCGGTGCTCCTGCATAAATTGAAAAACGCGGTTTTCATCGGCGTCTTTGCCCTGAGCTCGCTGGGTTTTCTCATGACACTTTCCCGCATTTCGATCCTCGCATTTTTGGTCGCGTTTTTCGTGGTTTTCCTGGTCGAGAAAAAGAATTTTGTGATATGGCTTCTGGGCCTCGTCTTCGTGCTGGTGATCTGTTATCCGCTGCTCGAAAGCCTGACGCAATGGATCATGGGACTCCGCGAGGGCAGCACCTCGATCCGCTTCCAGCTCTACCGTTACAGCCTGGAACAGCTGCATGACGCGGACTGGATTTTCGGGCTCGGTATCAAGCCGCGCGAAAACATTTTCGCCATCCCGCTGGGATCGCACTCCACGTACATCTCCCTGCTTTTTAAGACCGGAATCATCGGGACGACCGCGTTCGTATCGTTCCAGGCGTGGCTGATGATGAAATGGTTCCGCCTGCGCCTGATCGTGCGGCGCAAGAGGGAGCTTTTCCTTTTCTGGCGGAGCATCGGGCTGGTGCTTGTGGCCATGAGCCTTTGGATGGCCACC includes the following:
- a CDS encoding lipid II flippase MurJ, with product MNLSPFLLTPFFVIIGRSGGLIVPFFIAHFYGVSRETDAFFFANGIIMFLWGVFQQVFETVLLPYLAEQKRKSAGHMFFFVRRVLYTVLPLLALVCIGLKFFLPRLLSATSGLDPDMASLVTLIYTFLVPFLLMTVFVSAVNGILNTYKVFWFPAVSPLIRSLVIVAFMFLFHDKLGIHAISAGFVGGEFLRWAVSLYLLFHLGLWTGKNLAAPSDGQGDARSFWGQSVYQVFALGAVQLIPLLNQWYASWLGVGDLSMLNYADRLYQIPFQLFLAGQSQIFLSHWADSYYEQSKTDFRRRVQRDMAVTLGVVTLFAAGCWLSRGLLVRLSLGFGEVKGASLESISSLFGVLIMGLAPAVINTLLLRVLFVMRQSAGFMAQSVIKLGLQLLLNGLLMKVYGLQGIAIATMLNVTVTTLGLYAYILFLWKRQSV
- a CDS encoding polysaccharide pyruvyl transferase family protein, whose translation is MKKILVANLASPANPGDQAILKGTLKLFREVWEQPAVTLSTRAFSEKAVYEACGCRVVPSYPDVDCLSMDDSLGKMMRIPQALFRPGLLRSAVRESDAVFLAGGAYFYSYRSCLPGLTYLAHLSAACWGRRFHKPVILLPQSYGPFRSGLAKKFFDDVVAAAKTVFYREEITGNFLKREYPAHQKKFHFLPDLALFLTREELLGASALPPRGRTIGVTLRPWEAGKKNVEDYIRILSGPLYALAASENAKVRIIVQVQDRKRGEGDEAVSRLLETRLKSSLGPERVEFCTAQPYFGLPDLCRLYAECDLMISMRLHSALLSYVVGTPAVVAGYQHKAEGILKSLGLEGLYLGGFDELEDGAFKNQLEAVWKERAMWSERIAQALAKARMLILSRFKELAA
- a CDS encoding glycosyltransferase, with translation MKILYAHLYDARYSMGGAEKVLYDLAVTMKERRGHEVSCAVNPGQLAKALRHRGIEVREIALEKYKTLKTLEELRRMIREISPDVIHSHHRFTTFLLDVFFKRKIPVIHTEHVLRNDKKFLFRAGTMATAVHETVGKNLIQEFRVPSDKVRVIPNAVLPCYPRRDILPELRRAYPRREGEVFAAFTGRLEEQKGHRYLIAAVARLAAGEKKRLRIFLLGDGSLEPALKQQAKDAGVTDNFVFLGHTDRVAEFLALADFFVLPSLWEGMPLSVLEAFSAAKPVLATDIPGTRELMDAATGRLVPARDPKTLAAALSEWINAPGLLKPLGETAFKKWQKEYAFDVMVSRYEDLYKEMAAKGKS
- a CDS encoding O-antigen ligase family protein, which encodes MKKWRWVMMGAGAWWLMGLNLFVYHLSAFGLFMEAIHRKNRQNAGVYMPASARFLVAIAVIYSFSIVIHLSSADSSRIVAAVYNLSFWIMGAMIVVVMANNFRSEMIPDILDGFYALSFFVAVVSFLILAAWMKGIRDVTLPSPLYGLASHLGDTNLVKDSLLIRPLMWDWFASVSRPRFNVFSPYPTAAGGCIMIILLMILTRAVLLHKLKNAVFIGVFALSSLGFLMTLSRISILAFLVAFFVVFLVEKKNFVIWLLGLVFVLVICYPLLESLTQWIMGLREGSTSIRFQLYRYSLEQLHDADWIFGLGIKPRENIFAIPLGSHSTYISLLFKTGIIGTTAFVSFQAWLMMKWFRLRLIVRRKRELFLFWRSIGLVLVAMSLWMATEDMDAPQCLAFLYFSIIGCFEGFRRECLYGKS